A region from the Geobacillus vulcani PSS1 genome encodes:
- a CDS encoding YlzJ-like family protein, whose translation MILYTIMPEHLIFPVDAAAYEKRKMVHYDGIPFLVQAVETGEYEIVQNLSTNPSHFLNAKYAPGARFPASAATS comes from the coding sequence CGAACATTTGATTTTTCCGGTCGATGCCGCCGCTTATGAGAAGCGGAAAATGGTGCATTACGATGGCATCCCGTTTCTCGTCCAAGCGGTAGAAACGGGAGAATATGAAATCGTGCAAAACTTAAGCACCAATCCGTCCCATTTTTTAAACGCCAAATATGCGCCTGGGGCGCGATTTCCGGCTTCAGCGGCAACATCGTAA